A genomic window from Punica granatum isolate Tunisia-2019 chromosome 2, ASM765513v2, whole genome shotgun sequence includes:
- the LOC116194335 gene encoding lysosomal Pro-X carboxypeptidase, with the protein MSPLSLLSPLLLFLFTISSSHSLPRSYSLLKQTHSHHHTHKKSSNLDQGLHFKTHYFPQVIDHFSFLPRSYKTFNQKYLINAEYWDRDSPIFVYTGNEGDIEWFAANTGFLLDIAPKFRALVVFIEHRYYGESMPFGKKGSYKSAKKLAYLSSQQALADYAVLIRSLKQNLTSEDSPVVVFGGSYGGMLAAWFRIKYPHITIGALASSAPILQFDNIVPWSSFYDAVSEDFKSVSSNCFEVIKGSWAELLEIGAREDGLAEISRIFRTCKRPRSTDLAENWLWDAFSSTAMVNYPTEAGFMMPLPAYPVTEMCKIIDESPPGATKLSRAFAAANLYYNYSGLEKCFDLEDENDPHGADQGWSWKSCTEMIMPISCSNESMFMPFSYNYTEDAAYCFSKFGVVPRPHWITTEFGGERIDKVLKRFGSNIIFSNGMQDPWSRGSVLKNISDSIIALVTEKGAHHSDFRAATKDDPDWLIEQRRQEVQIIQGWIDQHYADLKKDQI; encoded by the exons ATGTCTCCattatctcttctttctcctcttcttcttttcctcttcACTATCTCTTCATCACATTCTCTCCCCAGATCATATTCACTTCTTAAGCAAACTCATTCCCACCACCACACCCACAAGAAATCATCAAATCTCGACCAAGGGCTTCACTTCAAGACCCATTACTTCCCTCAGGTGATTGACCACTTCAGCTTTCTGCCCAGAAGCTACAAGACCTTTAACCAGAAGTACCTCATCAATGCTGAATACTGGGACCGAGACAGCCCGATATTTGTTTACACAGGGAATGAAGGGGACATAGAGTGGTTTGCTGCCAACACGGGGTTCTTACTCGACATTGCTCCCAAGTTCAGAGCTCTCGTTGTCTTCATTGAA CATCGATACTATGGGGAGTCAATGCCATTTGGGAAGAAAGGCTCGTATAAGTCAGCAAAGAAGTTAGCGTATCTGAGCTCACAGCAAGCATTGGCTGATTATGCAGTCCTCATCAGGAGCCTAAAGCAGAATCTGACCTCTGAGGATTCCCCTGTCGTGGTCTTCGGTGGTTCTTATGGAGGAA TGCTTGCTGCATGGTTCCGGATCAAGTACCCGCACATTACTATTGGAGCTTTGGCTTCTTCGGCCCCTATATTGCAGTTTGATAACATTGTCCCATGGTCTAGCTTCTATGATGCTGTCTCTGAAGATTTTAAG TCTGTCAGCTCGAATTGCTTCGAAGTGATCAAGGGAAGCTGGGCAGAGCTGCTCGAGATCGGTGCTCGGGAAGATGGTTTGGCTGAAATAAGCAGAATTTTCAGGACGTGCAA AAGGCCTCGGTCAACAGATCTTGCTGAGAACTGGTTATGGGATGCTTTTTCTTCCACCGCCATGGTGAATTACCCGACTGAAGCTGGTTTTATGATGCCTTTACCTGCATATCCAGTCACCGAG ATGTGCAAGATTATCGATGAATCCCCTCCTGGAGCAACGAAGCTTAGCAGGGCTTTTGCAGCTGCAAATCTGTACTACAACTATTCAGGATTGGAGAAATGCTTCGATTTGGAAGATGAAAATGATCCTCACGGAGCTGATCAAGGTTGGAGCTGGAAg TCGTGCACAGAGATGATTATGCCGATAAGTTGCTCAAATGAGAGCATGTTCATGCCATTTTCATACAACTACACGGAGGATGCAGCTTATTGCTTCAGCAAGTTTGGGGTTGTGCCTCGGCCACATTGGATCACCACTGAATTTGGTGGTGAA AGAATAGACAAAGTGCTCAAGAGATTTGGCAGCAACATCATATTCTCCAATGGGATGCAAGATCCTTGGAGCAGAGGAAG TGTACTGAAGAACATATCAGATAGCATCATCGCCCTTGTCACTGAAAAAG GGGCGCACCATTCCGATTTTCGTGCCGCCACAAAGGATGATCCGGACTGGCTCATTGAGCAGCGGAGGCAAGAAGTTCAGATTATTCAGGGATGGATCGATCAGCATTATGCAGATCTTaaaaaggaccaaatctgA